A stretch of Miscanthus floridulus cultivar M001 chromosome 13, ASM1932011v1, whole genome shotgun sequence DNA encodes these proteins:
- the LOC136499121 gene encoding signal peptidase complex subunit 1-like, with protein MQVLLVTSAVAAFLVGYVRTDFQLMLLIYAGGGVLTALVTVPNWAFFNRNPLKWLDAAEAERHPRPQVSAARGGRG; from the coding sequence ATGCAGGTGTTGCTGGTGACGTCCGCGGTGGCGGCGTTCCTGGTGGGCTACGTGCGCACGGACTTCCAGCTCATGCTGCTCATCTACGCTGGCGGCGGCGTGCTCACGGCGCTCGTCACCGTCCCCAACTGGGCCTTCTTCAACCGTAACCCGCTCAAGTGGCTTGACGCCGCTGAGGCCGAGCGCCACCCGCGCCCCCAGGTCAGCGCCGCGCGCGGCGGCAGGGGGTAA